In the Mesorhizobium sp. WSM2240 genome, ATATTTCTTGGAATGGCCGGTGGCGAGCGCCCACTCCATATGCGGATAGCGCGGCACGGTCTTCTGCGGCATCGACACTTCCAGCGGTACACGTGGTGCGTCAGGCGGCAGCACGACGAAACCGCGGCACCACGGGCGCTGTGTCGAGACCATTCTTGCATACTGGTCGCGATTGGTGCCGGTGATGCCGTCATAGGCGTTCGAACCGCCCCAGCTGTTGTAGGCGGTCCAGGTTCCCGTCGCGGCGACCTGCAGGATGCGGCCAAGCTTGCGGCCGGGAAGCGGGCGGACGATGAAGAGATGATGGCAACGGATCGGATTGCCGTTCCGGCCTTCGGCGGTCAGCGTGACGCGATATGCGCCGGACGGCCAGCTTTCCTCGATGCGGAACTCGAAACTCGCCTGCCAGCCGCAGCCTTCAACCGAGCACTGGTCCGGTGTGTCCTGCCAGCGCGCCGCCAGATTTCGACACGTAAGAACCAGCGTCTCGACACCGCCGTCGCGCGCGACTTCCATGCCGAAATCCGGCGCGGTGGAGCTGACGTGCAGCGATACCGTCTCTCCCGGCGCATAGGAGAAGCGGTCAGTGTAGCACCAGACCTCGCCGCGATCCCCGTCCATGCCGGGATATTCGTAGTAGTTTCCGCGAACGGCGAACCGGCGCTGTTCAGGCGTCAGGCCGAAATCGGGAAATACGCTCTGCGGCTGGTGCATGGTTGTCCGTCACTCGGAAGCGGCGATTGCCTCGCCAGATGGCGCTTACGAAAACCGGAAGCCCCCCGGTAGATGCAGATCGCGCCAAGCACAGAGGCAGGCTATCACACCTCGATGGTCTTCAGGCGTTCGGCAACCAGCGCCGCCAGCCTTTCGGCGACTTCATGCTTGTCCATTTCGGGCCATTCCTCCACGCCCGCCTTCGACACGATCCTGACTCGGTTGCGATCGCCGCCCATAACGCCGCCTTCCGGCGAAACATCGTTGGCGACGATGAAATCCGCGCCTTTCTTCTTCAGCTTGGCCTCGGCGTTCTTCAACACGTCCTGGGTCTCGGCGGCAAAGCCGACCACGAAATAGGGTCGCCTGGCATGATGGCCGACGCCGGCCAAAATGTCCGGGTTTTCGACCATCTGCAGCGCCGGAGGCCCTTCGCCGGCTTTCTTCTTGATCTTTTCGCCGGCCGAATTTTCGGTCCGCCAGTCGGCGACGGCCGCGACGAACACCGCGGCGTCGGCCGGCAGGAGATTTTCCACGGCGTCGTTCATCTCACGCGCCGTCTCGACATGCAGCGTGACGACGCCGGCGGGATCGGAAATCGCCACCGGCCCGGAGACCAGCCGCACATCGGCGCCGAGCCTGGCCAGCGCCGCAGCGATAGCGTGGCCCTGCTTGCCCGACGAACGGTTGGCGATGTAGCGCACCGGGTCGATCGGCTCGTGAGTGGGGCCGGAGGTGACGATGATTTTTCTCCCCGCCAGCGGCTTCGGGCGCTGGTCGAGCATCGCCTCGACCGCCGCGACAATCTCCAGCGGCTCGGCCATGCGGCCTTCGCCAGCCTCGTTGCGCTCCGCCATCTCACCCCTGGCCGGACCGACGAACCTGATGCCATCCTTCTCCAGCGTGGCGCGGTTGCGGCGGGTCGCCGGATGCGCCCACATTTTCGGGTTCATCGCCGGCGCCATCAGCACTTTCTTGTCCGTTGCAAGCAGCACGGTTGAGGCCAGGTCGCTGGCCAGACCGGAAGCGAGCTTCGCCATCAGGTCGGCCGTCGCGGGCGCAACGACCAGCAGGTCTGCCTCACGCGAAAGTCGGATATGGCCGACATCGTGCTCATCCTGCCGGTCGAAGAGGTCGGTGAATACGTGATCGGCCGTCAGCGCTCCGACCGACAGTGGCGTGATGAATTCCTTGGCGGCGGCAGTCATGACGCAGCGAACCGAAGCGCCGCGCTCGCGCAGGCGGCGGATCAGATCGAGGCATTTGTAGGCGGCAATGCCGCCGCCGATGATCAGGAGAATGCGCTTGCCGGAGAGGGGCATGCGGGCCTCGTCTTCGATATACGACCACAATTCATCCGAAGCCGCCTTTTGATCAAACTCACTCTCAGGTTTGACGCCCAGCGCCAGAATATCCTCCACCGAAATTCCTCGACGTTCGGCAGGCACCGACACGGTGTCCGCAATGAGATCTCGCAGATGCTGCTCCATCGAGACACCACGCGCCGCCGCACGCTTTCGAAGCTCCAGCTTTATGGAATCGTCGATATTCCTGACGGTCAAAGCGCCCATTCATACCTCCTGCGGAGATAGTAGCCGAGAGCCTCATGCTGTCAATGCAAGCATTGCAATCACGCCAACTTCCAGGCGATCCACAGCAGCGTCAGCGCTATCACCCAGAGCGCCACGCGGCCGGAGCGGGTGTGGCGAGCCTCGGCCTTGCCGATGGCGTTTGCGGTCGCCGGATCGAAGCGCAGGCCGTGCTCGGCCATCAGGTCGATCTCACGCGACAGGCGCTCGGTGCGGGCGGCGAGGTCGGG is a window encoding:
- the coaBC gene encoding bifunctional phosphopantothenoylcysteine decarboxylase/phosphopantothenate--cysteine ligase CoaBC, giving the protein MPLSGKRILLIIGGGIAAYKCLDLIRRLRERGASVRCVMTAAAKEFITPLSVGALTADHVFTDLFDRQDEHDVGHIRLSREADLLVVAPATADLMAKLASGLASDLASTVLLATDKKVLMAPAMNPKMWAHPATRRNRATLEKDGIRFVGPARGEMAERNEAGEGRMAEPLEIVAAVEAMLDQRPKPLAGRKIIVTSGPTHEPIDPVRYIANRSSGKQGHAIAAALARLGADVRLVSGPVAISDPAGVVTLHVETAREMNDAVENLLPADAAVFVAAVADWRTENSAGEKIKKKAGEGPPALQMVENPDILAGVGHHARRPYFVVGFAAETQDVLKNAEAKLKKKGADFIVANDVSPEGGVMGGDRNRVRIVSKAGVEEWPEMDKHEVAERLAALVAERLKTIEV